In Luteimonas sp. MC1750, the following proteins share a genomic window:
- a CDS encoding M23 family metallopeptidase — protein sequence MASVDAAAPDARVVFPERVQQGALVLGKVPAGSRVEHAGRVLRSTAYGTVVFGVGRDASGPLEVQVIRPDGSRTAARIEVDPRDWPMERVNGVPPKTVDPPPAIAARIRREQARVTAARTRDDDRADFARPFIRPVEGRISGRFGSGRIYNGKPGAGHSGMDIAAPTGTPVQAPAAGTVTFADPGLYLTGGTVVIDHGHGVSSNFLHLSRIDVAEGERVEQGQAFAAVGATGRATGPHLHWGMNWFDVRVDPLLVLERP from the coding sequence ATGGCGTCGGTCGACGCCGCCGCCCCGGACGCACGCGTGGTGTTCCCGGAGCGCGTGCAGCAGGGTGCCCTGGTGCTGGGCAAGGTGCCCGCGGGCAGCCGCGTCGAGCACGCCGGTCGCGTGCTGCGCAGCACCGCCTACGGCACCGTGGTCTTCGGCGTCGGCCGCGATGCCAGCGGCCCGCTGGAGGTGCAGGTGATCCGGCCGGACGGCAGCCGCACCGCGGCCCGGATCGAGGTCGATCCGCGCGACTGGCCAATGGAGCGCGTCAACGGCGTGCCGCCGAAGACCGTCGATCCGCCGCCGGCCATCGCCGCGCGCATCCGCCGCGAGCAGGCCCGCGTCACCGCCGCGCGCACCCGCGACGACGACCGCGCCGATTTCGCCAGGCCCTTCATCCGTCCGGTCGAAGGCCGCATCAGCGGCCGCTTCGGCAGCGGCCGGATCTACAACGGCAAGCCGGGCGCCGGCCACTCCGGAATGGACATCGCGGCCCCGACCGGGACGCCGGTCCAGGCGCCGGCTGCAGGCACCGTCACCTTCGCCGACCCCGGGCTCTATCTCACCGGCGGCACGGTGGTGATCGACCATGGCCACGGCGTGAGCTCGAACTTCCTCCACCTCTCGCGCATCGACGTGGCCGAAGGCGAGCGCGTCGAGCAGGGGCAGGCCTTCGCCGCCGTCGGCGCCACCGGCCGCGCGACCGGGCCCCACCTGCACTGGGGCATGAACTGGTTCGACGTCCGCGTGGATCCGCTGCTGGTGCTGGAGCGGCCGTAG
- a CDS encoding diguanylate cyclase translates to MGNGERGRRGLCCSVWLLLLLLCALPPFAMAAKTVPAQPLLVLQELRQANGAALDIEALRSGRLDGALARLDAPLLRARQGEVGWWRVTAPAPIPAGDRPQLVLRSPFVNRVQAWVPGRDAPVELSIYGAHADPSHAPRALVVDLPEGLPAGSAVWLRVEARSSLPMQVAVEPLATVQRDDLAYTTWRTLVLSVIALLAVLAFVFRAGTGESSFAWFGGMLCFAVLYLVSVGGDARLLPGAEQLFSTTRAHMVVGGFGVVCSNLFQRSYLDLPGKLPGVDRLLWIGTALSASCGIGAILALAPWQSLAGNAGLVLSAALLLVGSTTLALRGDRSGRVVMVSWLPLMVFTTLVATGLMELWSAPPWLAQGLAGSFALASLLLAIGLADKLLELRRDRDQASALAVADKLTGLLNRAGIEAELRRALQADQAGGMCIAFVDLDNFKPVNDEHGHGVGDQCLRVVSQRVRNQLRGGDLIGRYGGDEFLVVLPATPLADALAVAERMRVSVNGRPLTIEHHRLRASLSIGVAESRPGDSVESLVERADAALYASKQAGRNRVSSAGAAERAELAVAGA, encoded by the coding sequence ATGGGGAATGGGGAACGCGGACGCCGGGGGCTCTGCTGCAGCGTCTGGCTGCTGCTCCTGCTGCTGTGCGCGCTGCCACCTTTCGCCATGGCCGCGAAGACGGTGCCCGCCCAGCCGCTCCTCGTGCTGCAGGAACTGCGGCAGGCCAATGGCGCGGCGCTCGATATCGAAGCCCTGCGTTCCGGTCGCCTGGATGGCGCACTGGCGCGGCTTGACGCGCCGCTCCTGCGCGCGCGCCAGGGGGAGGTCGGCTGGTGGCGGGTGACCGCGCCAGCACCGATTCCGGCGGGCGACCGGCCACAGCTGGTGCTGCGCTCACCCTTCGTCAACCGCGTGCAGGCCTGGGTGCCGGGCCGCGACGCGCCGGTGGAGCTGTCGATCTACGGCGCACACGCCGATCCGAGCCACGCGCCGCGTGCCCTGGTCGTGGACCTGCCGGAAGGCCTGCCGGCAGGGTCGGCGGTGTGGCTGCGGGTGGAGGCTCGCTCCAGCCTGCCGATGCAGGTGGCGGTCGAGCCGCTCGCCACGGTGCAGCGCGACGACCTCGCCTACACCACGTGGCGGACCCTGGTGCTGTCGGTCATCGCCCTGCTCGCGGTCCTGGCCTTCGTGTTCCGTGCCGGGACGGGCGAGTCGAGCTTCGCCTGGTTCGGCGGGATGCTGTGCTTTGCGGTGCTCTACCTGGTGTCCGTGGGCGGAGACGCGCGGCTGCTGCCCGGGGCCGAGCAGCTGTTCTCGACGACGCGGGCGCACATGGTGGTGGGCGGCTTCGGCGTGGTCTGCAGCAACCTGTTCCAGCGCAGCTACCTCGACCTCCCGGGCAAGCTGCCCGGCGTCGACCGCCTGCTGTGGATCGGGACCGCGCTGTCCGCGTCCTGCGGCATCGGGGCGATCCTCGCGCTGGCGCCGTGGCAGTCGCTCGCGGGCAATGCAGGCCTGGTGCTGTCGGCGGCCCTGCTGCTGGTGGGAAGCACGACGCTCGCGCTGCGTGGCGACCGTTCCGGACGCGTGGTGATGGTGTCCTGGCTGCCGCTGATGGTGTTCACCACCCTGGTGGCGACCGGGCTGATGGAGCTGTGGTCGGCACCGCCCTGGCTGGCGCAGGGGCTCGCCGGCAGCTTCGCGCTGGCCAGCCTGCTGCTGGCGATCGGCCTGGCGGACAAGCTGCTCGAGCTGCGCCGCGACCGTGACCAGGCCAGCGCCCTGGCCGTCGCCGACAAGCTCACCGGCCTGCTCAACCGCGCCGGCATCGAAGCCGAGCTGCGCCGCGCCCTGCAGGCCGACCAGGCGGGCGGCATGTGCATCGCCTTCGTCGACCTCGACAACTTCAAGCCGGTCAACGACGAACATGGCCACGGCGTCGGCGACCAGTGCCTGCGCGTCGTCTCGCAGCGCGTGCGCAACCAGCTGCGCGGCGGCGACCTGATCGGGCGCTATGGCGGCGACGAATTCCTGGTGGTGCTGCCGGCGACGCCGCTGGCCGACGCGCTCGCGGTGGCCGAGCGGATGCGGGTCTCGGTCAACGGCCGCCCGCTGACGATCGAGCACCACCGGCTGCGCGCGAGCCTGAGCATCGGCGTGGCCGAGTCGCGGCCGGGCGACAGCGTGGAGTCCCTGGTCGAACGCGCCGATGCCGCGCTGTACGCGAGCAAGCAGGCCGGGCGGAACCGGGTGTCGAGCGCCGGGGCCGCGGAGCGCGCGGAGCTGGCGGTCGCGGGCGCATGA
- the folE2 gene encoding GTP cyclohydrolase FolE2: MTSSNQPPALPDVAYDRAAAARPLDWVGMRRIALPLCVAGEGGEPQRVPASADIGVDLASAETRGIHMSRLYLLVQDALSAQPLAVPVLRDLLRACIDSQSGLATTARLTLRWDQLLRRRALASDNAGWKAYPVEIDAVLSPAGADIVLAFGVDYSSTCPASAALSRRANADRFEDDFGADDAPSKVEVREWLASGRGLAATPHAQRSRADVRVTLRDDVECLPLLQLVDAIEAALGTPVQTAVKREDEQAFARANADNLMFCEDAARRVAAAISASPHVARFDATVSHFESLHAHDAVARVTGVVA; this comes from the coding sequence GTGACTTCTTCCAACCAGCCTCCGGCGCTGCCCGACGTCGCCTACGATCGCGCCGCCGCCGCGCGCCCGCTCGACTGGGTCGGCATGCGCCGCATCGCGCTGCCGCTGTGCGTGGCGGGCGAGGGTGGGGAGCCGCAACGGGTGCCGGCATCGGCGGACATCGGCGTCGACCTGGCCAGCGCGGAGACCCGCGGCATTCACATGTCGCGGCTCTACCTGCTGGTGCAGGACGCGCTGTCGGCGCAGCCGCTGGCCGTGCCGGTCCTGCGCGACCTGCTGCGCGCGTGCATCGATTCGCAGTCCGGGCTCGCCACCACCGCGCGGCTGACCCTGCGCTGGGACCAGTTGCTCAGGCGCCGCGCCCTGGCCAGTGACAATGCCGGCTGGAAGGCCTATCCGGTGGAAATCGACGCGGTGCTGTCCCCGGCCGGCGCCGACATCGTGCTCGCCTTCGGCGTCGACTACTCCAGCACCTGCCCGGCCTCCGCCGCGCTGTCGCGACGCGCCAACGCCGATCGCTTCGAGGACGACTTCGGCGCCGACGACGCACCGTCCAAGGTCGAAGTGCGCGAGTGGCTGGCCTCCGGTCGCGGCCTGGCCGCGACCCCGCATGCCCAGCGCAGCCGCGCCGACGTGCGCGTGACCCTGCGCGACGACGTCGAGTGCCTGCCGCTGCTGCAGCTCGTCGATGCCATCGAGGCCGCGCTCGGCACCCCCGTGCAGACCGCGGTCAAGCGCGAGGACGAGCAGGCCTTCGCCCGCGCCAACGCCGACAACCTGATGTTCTGCGAGGACGCCGCCCGGCGCGTCGCCGCCGCCATCAGCGCCAGCCCGCACGTGGCCCGCTTCGACGCCACCGTCTCGCATTTCGAAAGCCTGCACGCGCACGACGCCGTGGCCAGGGTGACGGGCGTGGTGGCGTAG
- a CDS encoding phytoene/squalene synthase family protein — protein MSTDVDVRDGAASFVAKWRARWPEWELGMVFVPAAQRPLVEAWFTLLQELTDAAWGGADPTPGLAKLAWWQEELGGWSKGARRHPLGALLQPRSAVPWLALGRALPDLRALRGRDADAAAEPHGAGDVVAGEAFAAAMADCEAALFDGRADADARAVVLRGLLDERSLVQATPMEAIDVADRNARRARPGTRPRGIASAFTSARRRGAGAALPPVRALLAAWRGARSPR, from the coding sequence GTGAGCACCGACGTCGACGTCCGCGACGGCGCCGCCAGCTTCGTCGCCAAGTGGCGCGCGCGCTGGCCGGAGTGGGAGCTGGGCATGGTCTTCGTGCCGGCTGCGCAGCGGCCCTTAGTCGAAGCCTGGTTCACGCTGCTGCAGGAGCTGACCGATGCCGCCTGGGGTGGCGCCGATCCGACGCCGGGACTGGCCAAGCTGGCGTGGTGGCAGGAGGAACTCGGCGGCTGGAGCAAGGGTGCCCGCCGCCATCCCCTGGGCGCGCTGCTGCAGCCGCGCAGCGCGGTGCCGTGGCTGGCGCTGGGCCGGGCGCTGCCCGACCTGCGCGCGCTGCGTGGACGCGATGCCGACGCCGCGGCGGAGCCGCATGGCGCAGGCGACGTGGTCGCGGGCGAGGCGTTCGCGGCCGCGATGGCCGACTGCGAGGCCGCGCTGTTCGACGGACGCGCCGACGCCGACGCCCGCGCCGTCGTGCTGCGCGGCCTCCTGGACGAGCGCAGCCTGGTGCAGGCGACGCCGATGGAGGCGATCGACGTGGCCGATCGCAATGCGCGCCGGGCCCGTCCCGGCACCCGCCCGCGCGGCATCGCCAGCGCCTTCACGTCGGCGCGCCGACGCGGCGCCGGCGCGGCGCTGCCGCCCGTGCGCGCGCTGCTGGCGGCGTGGCGCGGCGCGCGTTCGCCGCGCTGA
- a CDS encoding phosphoglycolate phosphatase, with translation MSGEGRRTGGRFPRCVLFDLDGTLLDSAPDMAATVNRMRAARGVAPMPLAQLRPHVSKGARAMSAAAFPGLGGEVPAELIREFLDVYAEELGRHGAAFDGIEAMLSALEADGARWGIVTNKPEYLARGLMPALGWESRSGVLIGGDTLAERKPHPLPLLHAADAMGFAVADCVYVGDDERDIVAARAAGMRSLVALWGYRLEHDDPRAWQADTMVESPQALLDPDAWP, from the coding sequence GTGAGCGGCGAGGGCCGGCGCACGGGCGGGCGCTTCCCGCGCTGCGTGCTGTTCGACCTCGACGGCACGCTGCTGGACAGCGCGCCGGACATGGCCGCCACGGTCAACCGCATGCGCGCCGCGCGCGGCGTGGCGCCGATGCCGCTCGCCCAGCTGCGCCCGCACGTCTCGAAGGGTGCGCGGGCGATGAGCGCGGCGGCCTTCCCCGGGCTGGGCGGCGAGGTTCCGGCGGAACTCATCCGCGAGTTCCTGGACGTTTACGCCGAAGAGCTTGGCCGCCACGGCGCCGCCTTCGACGGCATCGAGGCGATGCTGTCGGCGCTCGAGGCCGACGGCGCGCGCTGGGGCATCGTCACCAACAAGCCCGAATACCTCGCGCGTGGCCTGATGCCCGCGCTGGGCTGGGAATCGCGCAGCGGCGTGCTCATCGGCGGCGACACCCTGGCCGAACGCAAGCCGCACCCGCTGCCGCTGCTGCACGCGGCCGATGCGATGGGCTTCGCGGTCGCCGACTGCGTCTACGTCGGAGACGACGAACGCGACATCGTGGCCGCGCGCGCCGCCGGCATGCGCTCGCTGGTCGCGCTCTGGGGCTACCGGCTGGAGCATGACGATCCGCGCGCATGGCAGGCCGACACGATGGTGGAGAGCCCGCAGGCGCTGCTGGACCCGGACGCCTGGCCGTGA
- the ubiG gene encoding bifunctional 2-polyprenyl-6-hydroxyphenol methylase/3-demethylubiquinol 3-O-methyltransferase UbiG, with protein MTTSPHGSNFRQSELDKFAELANRWWDPEGPQKPLHALNPVRLDYVAARRALAGAKVLDVGCGGGLLSEAMARTGADVTAIDLADDLVRVGRLHALESGLKIDYRVQAVEALAAEAAGTFDVVTCMEMLEHVPDPGAIIQACATLLRPGGKLFVSTLNRTPAAFALAIVGAEYVARLLPRGTHQYRDFIRPSELAGWLREAGLELDDVVGLAYEPWANRARLSSRTDVNYLASATKPDAS; from the coding sequence ATGACCACCTCGCCGCACGGCAGCAACTTCCGCCAGTCCGAACTCGACAAGTTCGCCGAGCTGGCCAACCGCTGGTGGGACCCGGAGGGCCCGCAGAAGCCGCTGCACGCGCTCAACCCGGTGCGCCTCGACTACGTCGCCGCGCGTCGGGCGCTGGCCGGCGCGAAGGTGCTTGACGTCGGATGCGGCGGCGGGCTGCTGAGCGAAGCCATGGCCCGCACCGGCGCCGACGTGACCGCCATCGACCTGGCCGACGACCTCGTCCGGGTGGGGCGCCTGCACGCGCTCGAGTCGGGCCTGAAGATCGACTACCGCGTGCAGGCGGTCGAGGCGCTGGCCGCAGAGGCGGCTGGGACCTTCGACGTCGTGACCTGCATGGAGATGCTCGAGCACGTGCCGGACCCCGGGGCGATCATCCAGGCCTGCGCGACGCTGCTCAGGCCCGGCGGGAAATTGTTCGTGTCGACGCTCAACCGCACCCCGGCGGCGTTCGCGCTGGCGATCGTCGGCGCCGAATACGTCGCGCGCCTGCTGCCGCGCGGCACGCATCAGTACCGCGATTTCATCCGCCCGTCCGAGCTCGCCGGCTGGCTGCGCGAGGCCGGACTGGAGCTGGACGACGTCGTCGGGCTGGCCTACGAGCCCTGGGCCAACCGTGCGCGCCTGTCGTCGCGCACCGACGTCAACTACCTCGCCTCGGCCACGAAGCCGGACGCGTCGTGA
- a CDS encoding TRZ/ATZ family hydrolase, translating to MVVEAGAPEACDLLVEAGHVVPVVPHGVVLEDHAVAVRDGVIVALLPRAEARARFAPAEVVSRPDGVLLPGFVNAHTHNPMTLMRGIADDLPLKVWLQQHIWPIEAAVMAPDFVADGITLAIAEMLRGGTTCCNENYFFPDVQAAVYKRHGFRARVGLPVIDFPTAWASGDDEYFDKAGTVHDQWRGDPLIAMAFAPHAPYTVNDANFARVRMLADQLDVPVHLHLHETAQEVEQSLKDHGQRPLARLDRLGLVNDRLIAVHMTQLTDAEIHLCAERGVSVVHCPESNLKLASGFCPACALERAGVNLAIGTDGCASNNDLDMVGETRTAALLAKAVGQDAAGFDAFTALRAATLGGAKAIGFDHLVGSLEPGKQADMACMDLGELETQPLHHVVSQIVYAAGRHQVSDVWIAGAAKLRGRELVDMDPAALVANARQWRTRMAGVRTGA from the coding sequence ATGGTGGTCGAGGCGGGCGCGCCCGAGGCCTGCGACCTGCTGGTCGAGGCCGGCCACGTGGTCCCGGTGGTGCCGCACGGCGTGGTGCTCGAAGACCACGCGGTGGCGGTGCGCGACGGCGTGATCGTCGCCTTGCTGCCGCGGGCCGAGGCGCGCGCGCGCTTCGCCCCGGCCGAAGTGGTGTCGCGTCCGGACGGCGTGCTGCTGCCGGGCTTCGTCAACGCGCACACCCACAACCCGATGACGCTGATGCGCGGCATTGCCGACGACCTGCCGCTCAAGGTCTGGCTGCAGCAGCACATCTGGCCGATCGAGGCCGCGGTGATGGCGCCGGACTTCGTCGCCGACGGCATCACGCTTGCGATCGCCGAAATGCTCCGCGGCGGCACCACCTGCTGCAACGAGAACTACTTCTTCCCCGACGTGCAGGCGGCCGTGTACAAGCGCCACGGCTTCCGCGCGCGTGTCGGGCTGCCGGTGATCGATTTCCCGACCGCCTGGGCCTCGGGCGACGACGAGTACTTCGACAAGGCCGGCACCGTCCACGACCAGTGGCGCGGCGATCCGCTGATCGCGATGGCCTTCGCGCCGCACGCGCCGTATACGGTCAACGACGCCAATTTCGCGCGCGTGCGCATGCTCGCCGACCAGCTCGACGTGCCGGTGCACCTGCACCTGCACGAGACCGCGCAGGAGGTCGAGCAGTCGCTGAAGGACCACGGCCAGCGTCCCCTGGCGCGCCTGGACCGCCTGGGCCTGGTCAACGACCGCCTGATCGCGGTGCACATGACCCAGCTGACCGACGCCGAGATCCATCTCTGCGCCGAGCGCGGCGTGAGCGTGGTGCACTGCCCGGAGTCCAACCTCAAGCTGGCTTCCGGTTTCTGCCCGGCCTGCGCGCTGGAGCGCGCCGGCGTGAACCTGGCCATCGGCACCGACGGCTGCGCCAGCAACAACGACCTCGACATGGTCGGCGAGACCCGCACCGCGGCGCTGCTGGCCAAGGCCGTGGGCCAGGATGCGGCCGGCTTCGACGCCTTCACCGCACTGCGCGCCGCGACCCTGGGCGGTGCGAAGGCGATCGGCTTCGACCACCTGGTCGGCTCGCTCGAGCCGGGCAAGCAGGCCGACATGGCCTGCATGGACCTTGGCGAGCTCGAGACCCAGCCGCTGCACCACGTCGTCTCGCAGATCGTCTATGCCGCCGGCCGCCACCAGGTGTCCGACGTCTGGATCGCCGGCGCGGCGAAGCTGCGCGGACGCGAGCTGGTCGACATGGATCCGGCGGCGCTGGTCGCCAACGCGCGCCAGTGGCGCACGCGCATGGCCGGCGTCCGCACCGGCGCCTGA
- the efp gene encoding elongation factor P encodes MASYGMNDVKNGMKILINGEPAIISDTEYVKPGKGQAFTRVKYRMIKSGRVQEVTMKATDSVDAADVVDTDMRYLYADGEYWHFMDPDNFEQVQADKTGMGGAEKWLKGEEDCVVTLWNGTPIQVTPPNFVELKISETDPGVRGDTSGGGGKPATLETGAVVRVPLFVGQDEVIKVDTRSGEYVSRVK; translated from the coding sequence ATGGCCAGTTACGGCATGAACGACGTCAAGAACGGGATGAAGATCCTCATCAACGGCGAACCCGCCATCATCTCCGACACCGAGTACGTCAAGCCGGGCAAGGGCCAGGCGTTCACCCGCGTGAAGTACCGCATGATCAAGTCGGGCCGCGTGCAGGAAGTCACCATGAAGGCGACCGACTCGGTGGACGCCGCCGACGTGGTCGATACCGACATGCGCTACCTGTACGCCGACGGCGAGTACTGGCACTTCATGGACCCGGACAACTTCGAGCAGGTCCAGGCCGACAAGACCGGCATGGGCGGCGCGGAAAAGTGGCTGAAGGGCGAGGAAGACTGCGTGGTCACCCTGTGGAACGGCACGCCGATCCAGGTCACCCCGCCGAACTTCGTCGAACTCAAGATCAGCGAGACCGATCCGGGCGTGCGCGGCGACACCTCGGGCGGCGGCGGCAAGCCGGCCACGCTCGAGACCGGCGCGGTGGTGCGCGTGCCGCTGTTCGTCGGCCAGGACGAGGTGATCAAGGTCGACACCCGCTCCGGCGAGTACGTCAGCCGGGTCAAGTGA
- the epmB gene encoding EF-P beta-lysylation protein EpmB has translation MIPAAPLSMQPRGWQQAWRESVRDPRELLALVGLGHEAARVPAGTLEAFALRVPRGFVARMRPGDPDDPLLRQVLPLADELRTVPGFGLDAVGDAAARKARGVIHKYEGRALLVATGSCAINCRYCFRRHFPYAEETAAAGGWADAVAAIAADPGITEVILSGGDPLSLATRKLSELTGLLRDIPHIRRLRIHSRLPVVLPERVDDALLAWLRGLPWPVAVVVHANHAHEFDASVDAAMAALRGAGASLLNQAVLLAGVNDSIDALAALCERGFDAGVLPYYLHQLDRVAGTAHFEVDDGRARALHAELVARLPGYLVPRLVRELPGDTSKRAL, from the coding sequence ATGATACCCGCAGCCCCCCTTTCCATGCAGCCACGCGGCTGGCAGCAGGCCTGGCGCGAATCCGTCCGCGATCCGCGCGAGCTGCTCGCCCTGGTCGGGCTGGGCCACGAGGCGGCCCGCGTGCCCGCCGGGACCCTGGAGGCGTTCGCGCTGCGCGTGCCCCGCGGCTTCGTGGCGCGGATGCGGCCCGGGGATCCGGACGACCCGCTGCTGCGCCAGGTCCTGCCGCTGGCCGACGAGCTGCGCACCGTGCCCGGCTTCGGACTCGATGCGGTGGGCGACGCGGCCGCCCGCAAGGCCCGCGGCGTCATCCACAAGTACGAAGGCCGCGCCCTGCTGGTGGCCACCGGCAGCTGCGCCATCAACTGCCGCTACTGCTTCCGTCGCCACTTCCCGTATGCGGAGGAGACCGCGGCCGCCGGCGGATGGGCCGATGCGGTGGCGGCGATCGCGGCCGATCCCGGCATCACCGAGGTCATCCTGTCGGGCGGCGATCCGCTGTCGCTCGCGACCCGCAAGCTGTCCGAGCTCACCGGGCTGCTGCGCGACATCCCGCACATCCGCCGCCTGCGCATCCACAGCCGCCTGCCGGTGGTCCTGCCGGAGCGGGTCGACGACGCGCTGCTGGCCTGGCTGCGCGGGCTGCCCTGGCCGGTGGCCGTGGTGGTGCACGCCAACCATGCCCACGAGTTCGACGCGTCCGTCGACGCCGCCATGGCTGCCCTGCGCGGCGCCGGAGCCAGCCTGCTCAACCAGGCGGTGCTGCTGGCCGGCGTCAACGACTCGATCGATGCCCTGGCGGCGCTGTGCGAGCGCGGCTTCGACGCCGGCGTCCTGCCCTACTACCTGCACCAGCTCGACCGCGTCGCCGGCACCGCGCATTTCGAGGTCGACGACGGACGCGCGCGGGCACTGCATGCCGAGCTGGTCGCGCGACTGCCGGGCTACCTTGTTCCGCGCCTGGTGCGCGAACTGCCGGGCGACACGTCCAAGCGCGCACTGTGA